In Dysidea avara chromosome 3, odDysAvar1.4, whole genome shotgun sequence, a single window of DNA contains:
- the LOC136248284 gene encoding uncharacterized protein — translation MGLSQCYRIGLIGAVSIILIILGCLYAGFYINVDDYFVFYNIDVGHHESMTENVQIVQQEFHLNTRHSKIVSLPKDVIDGVKTFVLFLGHAHSGHSIVGSLLDAHPHMVIAHEANVFEHLSKGTLEPKKVDIFNAIWRNTVKGTVHGKRVTPVKGYSLLVQGLYEGKYVDHIDVIGDKKAGTTTSLLLTRQQKFLSSLETIKSFVDSVKVIHVIRNPYDNIATSVIYAMTSSREESTSIKESKEIFKTHHETVHNRIKRYFAYYKAIEDVKKLYNLDYIEVHGKDLVSDARGTISRMCDGLGVFCSDSYLDVCSDKVFKSESKTRYKIEWDKGHLDEIQRNIDEFSSLNGYTFDS, via the coding sequence ATGGGACTGAGTCAGTGTTATCGAATTGGACTCATCGGAGCCGTGAGTATTATATTGATTATACTAGGATGCTTGTATGCCGGTTTCTATATTAATGTTGACGACTACTTCGTCTTCTATAATATTGATGTTGGCCATCATGAATCTATGACTGAAAACGTACAAATCGTACAACAAGAATTTCATTTGAATACACGACATAGTAAGATTGTGAGCCTACCGAAAGATGTAATTGATGGTGTGAAAACTTTTGTGTTATTCTTGGGGCACGCACACAGTGGTCACAGCATTGTAGGAAGTTTACTGGACGCTCACCCACACATGGTCATAGCTCACGAGGCCAACGTGTTTGAACACTTGAGTAAAGGTACACTCGAACCAAAAAAAGTTGACATATTCAACGCAATCTGGAGAAACACCGTGAAAGGCACAGTACATGGAAAGCGAGTAACTCCAGTTAAAGGGTACAGTTTACTTGTACAAGGTCTATATGAAGGCAAATATGTTGACCACATTGATGTGATTGGGGACAAGAAGGCTGGCACCACAACTAGCTTGTTATTGACACGGCAACAGAAATTTTTGAGTAGTTTAGAGACTATAAAATCTTTTGTTGACTCGGTTAAAGTGATACATGTAATTCGAAATCCATATGACAATATAGCAACATCTGTGATATATGCTATGACTTCTTCACGGGAGGAATCTACATCCATTAAGGAATCCAAAGAAATATTTAAAACTCACCATGAAACAGTACACAATCGAATCAAAAGATATTTTGCATATTATAAAGCAATTGAAGATGTAAAGAAGTTATATAATTTGGACTATATTGAAGTTCATGGTAAGGACTTGGTCAGTGATGCGAGAGGAACCATTTCAAGAATGTGTGATGGTCTCGGAGTGTTTTGCTCTGACAGCTACTTAGATGTTTGTAGTGACAAGGTGTTCAAAAGTGAATCTAAAACACGCTACAAAATTGAGTGGGACAAGGGTCATCTTGATGAGATACAAAGGAACATTGATGAATTCAGTAGCTTAAATGGTTATACTTTTGATTCTTAA
- the LOC136251022 gene encoding uncharacterized protein isoform X1: protein MKGSKKLGFCLIFLHVILCLAGASLCGVCIFIAVTTYDFQSLITEEIWNNVIGLGSLGAFAVLTGLLGCLSATCYEKKITILLDVFLFVAIIGMVGTGIFFHLESSEISESDFNRTLLERPDIGSEVSNKLDCSLSIGHSDYCAGVFYDYFSTFRYVLIGLIGLLLLLQVVELLLSVMYRKSIQSPQDNRIVPAQSSEMYGNWWAESGTGGDHYYRHNRQSNPQHY from the exons ATGAAGGGCAGTAAAAAGTTAGGATTTTGTCTGATATTTCTACACGTCATATTATGC CTAGCAGGTGCTTCGCTGTGCGGAGTGTGTATCTTCATAGCAGTGACTACTTATGATTTTCAATCTCTGATAACGGAGGAG ATATGGAACAATGTAATTGGACTAGGATCACTTGGAGCTTTTGCTGTACTAACAG GACTTCTTGGATGTCTATCAGCTACTTGCTATGAAAAGAAAATAACTATATTG CTTGATGTTTTCCTGTTTGTTGCTATAATTGGAATGGTTGGTACAGGAATATTCTTTCATCTGGAATCATCTGAG ATTTCAGAGTCAGATTTCAATCGTACATTACTTGAAAGACCTGATATTGGCAGTGAAGTTAGCAATAAA TTGGACTGTAGTTTATCAATTGGTCACAGCGATTATTGTGCAGGAGTATTTTACgattatttcagtacttttcgctACGTACTTATTGGACTAATCGGAttgctattattattacag GTAGTAGAACTACTGTTGTCTGTTATGTACAGAAAGAGCATACAATCTCCTCAAGACAATAGAATTGTACCAGCACAGTCTTCAGAGATGTATGGCAACTGGTGGGCCGAGAGTGGAACAGGCGGTGACCATTACTACAGACACAATCGCCAATCAAATCCGCAACATTACTGA
- the LOC136251022 gene encoding uncharacterized protein isoform X2, producing the protein MKGSKKLGFCLIFLHVILCLAGASLCGVCIFIAVTTYDFQSLITEEIWNNVIGLGSLGAFAVLTGLLGCLSATCYEKKITILLDVFLFVAIIGMVGTGIFFHLESSEISESDFNRTLLERPDIGSEVSNKLDCSLSIGHSDYCAGVFYDYFSTFRYVLIGLIGLLLLLQEPTD; encoded by the exons ATGAAGGGCAGTAAAAAGTTAGGATTTTGTCTGATATTTCTACACGTCATATTATGC CTAGCAGGTGCTTCGCTGTGCGGAGTGTGTATCTTCATAGCAGTGACTACTTATGATTTTCAATCTCTGATAACGGAGGAG ATATGGAACAATGTAATTGGACTAGGATCACTTGGAGCTTTTGCTGTACTAACAG GACTTCTTGGATGTCTATCAGCTACTTGCTATGAAAAGAAAATAACTATATTG CTTGATGTTTTCCTGTTTGTTGCTATAATTGGAATGGTTGGTACAGGAATATTCTTTCATCTGGAATCATCTGAG ATTTCAGAGTCAGATTTCAATCGTACATTACTTGAAAGACCTGATATTGGCAGTGAAGTTAGCAATAAA TTGGACTGTAGTTTATCAATTGGTCACAGCGATTATTGTGCAGGAGTATTTTACgattatttcagtacttttcgctACGTACTTATTGGACTAATCGGAttgctattattattacag
- the LOC136251021 gene encoding arabinose 5-phosphate isomerase KpsF-like isoform X2 yields MASNGTSEHCCLNGDLLPPKTKRPAMMNGASNGVTKATNSISSRVEGLEKYSHFVDSMWKDIAAAQAACASIDNSEIVRFLDVLENSDGILVSGMGKSGIVGQRLSSSLASIGALSNYVHGAEWGHGDLDSLLSKTCQYCLHYKSDTMEEPFKLVPTCSIVVQEMISNAILRDLMQRKSVTKSMFRDNHPGGSIGRILAQESQD; encoded by the exons ATGGCGAGTAATGGTACAAGCGAGCACTGCTGTCTGAATGGAGATCTGTTGCCACCAAAGACTAAGCGCCCTGCGATGATGAATGGCGCGAGTAATGGCGTGACTAAAGCGACGAATAGCATCTCGAGTAGAGTGGAAG GTCTTGAAAAATATTCACATTTTGTGGACTCAATGTGGAAGGATATTGCAGCTGCTCAAGCTGCGTGTGCTTCAATCGATAACTCAGAAATTGTTAGATTTTTGGATGTTCTAGAAAATTCTGATGGAATCCTTGTATCAGGAATGG GAAAATCAGGAATAGTGGGTCAACGTTTGTCATCATCACTAGCATCAATCGGAGCACTGTCCAACTATGTACATGGAGCAGAATGGGGTCATGGTGACCTAG ATTCACTGTTGTCTAAAACATGTCAGTATTGCCTTCACTACAAGTCTGACACAATGGAGGAACCCTTCAAACTAGTACCAACTTGTAGTATAGTTGTACAG GAAATGATTTCTAATGCTATTCTGAGAGATCTAATGCAGAGAAAATCGGTCACTAAAAGTATGTTCAGAGACAATCATCCTGGTGGCTCCATAGGACGTATACTCGCACAAGAATCTCAGGATTAA
- the LOC136251021 gene encoding arabinose 5-phosphate isomerase KpsF-like isoform X1, producing the protein MASNGTSEHCCLNGDLLPPKTKRPAMMNGASNGVTKATNSISSRVEGLEKYSHFVDSMWKDIAAAQAACASIDNSEIVRFLDVLENSDGILVSGMGKSGIVGQRLSSSLASIGALSNYVHGAEWGHGDLGRARPGKDSAIFFSHSGNTDECVKAATHLNQRGVTTLCIVGNRDSLLSKTCQYCLHYKSDTMEEPFKLVPTCSIVVQEMISNAILRDLMQRKSVTKSMFRDNHPGGSIGRILAQESQD; encoded by the exons ATGGCGAGTAATGGTACAAGCGAGCACTGCTGTCTGAATGGAGATCTGTTGCCACCAAAGACTAAGCGCCCTGCGATGATGAATGGCGCGAGTAATGGCGTGACTAAAGCGACGAATAGCATCTCGAGTAGAGTGGAAG GTCTTGAAAAATATTCACATTTTGTGGACTCAATGTGGAAGGATATTGCAGCTGCTCAAGCTGCGTGTGCTTCAATCGATAACTCAGAAATTGTTAGATTTTTGGATGTTCTAGAAAATTCTGATGGAATCCTTGTATCAGGAATGG GAAAATCAGGAATAGTGGGTCAACGTTTGTCATCATCACTAGCATCAATCGGAGCACTGTCCAACTATGTACATGGAGCAGAATGGGGTCATGGTGACCTAG GAAGAGCAAGACCGGGGAAAGACAGTGCAATATTCTTTTCACATAGTGGTAATACTGATGAGTGTGTGAAGGCAGCCACTCATCTCAATCAGAGGGGTGTGACCACCCTTTGTATTGTGGGCaatag AGATTCACTGTTGTCTAAAACATGTCAGTATTGCCTTCACTACAAGTCTGACACAATGGAGGAACCCTTCAAACTAGTACCAACTTGTAGTATAGTTGTACAG GAAATGATTTCTAATGCTATTCTGAGAGATCTAATGCAGAGAAAATCGGTCACTAAAAGTATGTTCAGAGACAATCATCCTGGTGGCTCCATAGGACGTATACTCGCACAAGAATCTCAGGATTAA